The sequence below is a genomic window from uncultured Stenotrophomonas sp..
CGCGCCACGGGCGCTCGAACAGCAGGAACGAGGCCATCGCCACCAGCAGCATGGCCACCAGCAGCACCGCCAGCCCGCCCCAACCCCAGTCGCGCACGCCCAGCGCAGTGGCCGCCCGCAACACCGGCAGGTGCCACAGGTAGGCACTGAAACTGACCACCCCCACCAACCGCATCGGCGGGCTGGCAAAAAAACCTTGCAACACGCCACCGCCCCACGACACCGCAAGCAGCAGCACCGCCCAACCCACGCCGAATGCAGTGAACCAGTGCTGGCTGAGGCCCGGATCGTAGGCACTGCCATTCAGCCGCGCCCACAGCGACGGCGTGACCAGCACCAGCATGCCCAGCCCTGCCCATGCCAGCCCCTGCCAAGCGCGCCGCCAACGGGCCAGCCCCGGCCAGGACTGCTGCACCCAGGCGGCGGCCACGCCACACAGGAACACCACGAGGTAAGGCCCCAGCTTCACGCCATTGACCGGGGCCTGCGCCGCCGGCCAGCAAGCGCGCGCCAACAGTGCCAGCAGCAGCAGCAATGCCAGCCCCAGCCAACGCCCCGCCGGCAGCCCGCGCAGCAGCCGCAACGCCGCCACGATGAACGGTAACCACAGGTAGAAGGTGAACTCCACCGGGATCGACCACAGCACGCTCTGCCCTTCCTGCAATGCCAGGTGGCGCTTGAGCGCGGCAGTATCCATCCGGTATTGCCAATCGATGCCCGCGGCGGTCAGCAGCCAGCTCGACAGCAGCACCACCAGGTACAACGGCCAGATGCGCAGCACCCGGCGCAAGGCATAGTTGATCCAGTACCTGGCCCTGGCCAGCCCTGCCGGCGGAGTGGCCAGCATGGCATGGGCCAGCAGATAGGCACTGAGCACGAAGAACAGGTAGACGCCGCTCTTGCCGGTACCCGACAGATTCGGGAAAGGCAGCCAGCCCGAGTTCGACAGGTGCGAGCCGATCACGATCAGCACGGCCAGGCCACGCAGGCCATCGAGCAGCAATACATGCCCCTGCCCCGTGCCGGACGGCGCCAGGAACAACCTGTGCATTGTCTTCCCCATCCCGTCCTCACCCGTGGGATCACGGTGTACGCGGCACGGCAGCGCCGCCACATCCTGCCGAAAGCAAAAACAAGGGGGGCTTCATCTGGCATGGAATACCGCTGCCTCCACGGGTGCCGGACTTGCCCGGCACGGCTTTACCGGGAAGGCCCCATGCGGGGCAAGCCCCGCACCCACGCGGTGCGGGAATCCGCTGCGTCCGGCATCCAAGAAGATACCGGGATGCTGCCGCCCATCATCAAAGAGCCCAAAAGAAAGGCCCGCAGAAGCGGGCCTTTCCGTGTTGCTAGCAACTACTGATCAAGGGATCAGTTGGTGGCCGGACGGACCATCACGTGGTTGCTGACCGAACCCTTGTCAGCGTTGACGATCTGGTACAGGCCCTGGATGGTGCCGCTGACGCCAAAGACGTCCTTGGCTTCCACGTTGACGACGATGGTGGCGCGCTTGTCACCGGTGAAGCCGGTCAGCACGTCCTTCAGGTCGATCACGTTGGTGCCCGGGGCAACCACGCCCGACAGCTTGGCAGCGTCGGTGGTGATGGTGTTGCCCGCCTCGCCCAGCACGGTGATGGTGTACTTCGGCGAAGCCGAACCGGTGTTGGTCAGCACCACGCGGCTCAGGTAAGCACCCGGAACCTGGGCCAGCGGGGCCTGCAGTTCCACACCATTGCGACGGACCGAGCCGGCGACGGCGGCGGTCAGCGGCTTGACGGTGTACTTGGTGGTATCGGCCGAAACCGGGGTGAAGGTGGCCTTGTAGTCACCGGCAATGAGCGCCTTGGTGCCGGCAACGGTGTACACCAGCGGTGCAACGGCGCCAGCCGGAACGCCCGCCCAGCTCAGCTTGGTGGCGGTAGCGGCAAACACCGGAGCCGGAGCGGCAGCGCCCAAGGTCACCGCCGTACCGGCGGAGAAATCACCTTCCACTTCGATCTTGGAGGTGGCGTCGAACAGAGCAGCCAGCGTCATCGCCGAGCCGTCAGCCTGCAGGGTCGGCTGCACGCCAGCGGTAACCGCATCCGTATCCGCCAGCTGGATCGACAGGTCGTTGTTCAGGGTACCGGCAGTGATGGTGGTCGCTGGCGCAGTGGTGGTATCGGCAACGAAATTACCGTACAGCACTGCGGGCGCAGCACTGGCAACGTCGGCGATCAGGGTGTTGGCGGCGTTGGTGAACGCGTAGCTGTCCTTGAACGACAGGAACACGGTGTCATCATACGAACCCACGGTCAGCAGGCCGGTGGTGCCGCCGGCCTGGGCCTGCGAGGCCTGGTCGTACAGGCTGACCTTGATCGACACGTCACCCTTGGCCGGGATGTTGATGTAGCCGACGCCAGCAGCCGACAGGTTCAAGTTGTAGAGATCAGCTGCGACGATGGGACCGGTGGAGGTCACCGAGAAGGTGAGCACGTTGGTGCCCAGACCATTGACTGCGCCCACGGTACCATTGGCCACGGTCGGAGCCGGCATGCCGGTCACGAACTTGGCACCGGTCAGCTCGACGCGGACGTACTTGACTTCGCCGGTCGAGAAGTTGTAGCCGGAAGCCCAGGACACCGCCGGGGCGGCACTCGGGACCAGACCGGCGGTCGGGAACACGATTTCGTTGGCGTAGACCTGCTTGGCGACGGTCAGCGGTGCTGCAGTGGCGGAACCTGCGGCCATCAGGGCGCCGACGACGGCGGCGACGAGAACCTTCTTGTTCAACATGTTTGAAAAGCTCCTAAGCTTAGGTTTTGTTGTTTGTATACAACAGCATCACTGGACACCACACGCCGCTCGCATGCACGTGCCGGCGCCGGCACTGATGCCAAGAGCGTACTCAGGAACCCTGAATCACCCCCTGGCACCGTATCTGCGCATGCATCTCACTGTGCGCAGTCCCCAGTGCCGCAGAACTATAGGATGGGGTTAAGCCACCGTCAATAGTCCTAAATGCGATGGATGTGGCGCTTCTCCATTCATTATTTATTGCGCGGGCGGCGTATCCGGCTCACCGGCCTGCGGCGGCTGGATGGGCGCCTGTTCCTGTTCCGCTTGCGGCAGGGCACGCTGGCCGCGCACGCCCTCCCCCCAGTTCTCGCCGGAGCCGAAGCGGGCGCGGATGGCATCGGTGATGGCCCGGGTCTGCGCCGCGTCCTCCACCACGTAGGGGGTGATGAGCATCAGCAGCTCGGTACGGGTACCGGTGCGCTTGGCGCTCTGGAACGCCTTGCCCAGGATGGGAATGTCGCCCAGCAGCGGCACCTTGGTCTTGCCATCGCTGCGGGTGCTGGAAATCAGGCCGCCCAGCAGGGTGCTTTCGCCATCGGCCAGGCTCAGGCTGGTCTTGAGTTTGCGGCTGAATACGCTGGGCGAGGAGATCTCGCTGGTGTCGGTGGGGGTGGCTTCGCTGACTTCCTGGCTGATCTTCAGGTCGACGCGCTGGCCGGAGTGGACCACCGCCTCGATGTCCAGCAGCACGCCGGTCTTGCGGTACTGCACCGATTGCAGGATGGAGCTGCCGTTGCCGCTGCTGGGCAGGTCCGCCGCGGTGGCCTGGCTGGTGATGATGGGCACTTCGGTGCCGACGTCGATGCTGGCCGACTCGCCGCTCTTGACCAGGATGCGGGGGGTGGAAAGGATGGAGACGCGGCTGTCCTTGGCGAACAGGTTGAGGATGGCCTTGACCTGGCCGGACGAGGACAGGCCCTGCCAGACCAGGCCGCCGCCAGCGGTGCCCGCCAGCCCCTGCAGGGCGGTCAACGGGCCGGACATGCCATCGACAGTGACGTTGCGCAGCGCCCACTCCACGCCGTGGCTGAATTCATCGGTCATGGTGACCTCGGCCACGGTGACCTCGATGACCACCTGCCGGGCCGGCTGGTCCAGCCGCGCCAGCACGCCCTGGATGGCGCGCCAGCGCTGCGCCTCGCCCTGGAACACGATGACGTTGCGGATGGGATCGACCGCCACCCGCCCGCCCTCGCCGGAAATGGTGGTGGCGCTGTTGCCGGCATTGCGCGCACTGCCGTTCGAGGCGGAGGACTGGCCGGGGCCGGCGCCGGTACCGGTGGTCACGGAGGAACCGCTGGCGCTGCCGGAACCCGCGCCGAGCAGCGACTGGAGCACCGGCAGCAGGGTTTCCACGGTGGTGTGGCGCGCCGCATACAGGTACATGCCGCCACCGGCGCTGTCTTCGCTGGGCTGGTCGAGGCGGTCGGCCCATTCCTGCGCGGCCTTGAGTGCGGTTTCCGATTCGCTGAACACCAGCAGTGCATTGGCCGAGGACACCGGCACGAACGACACCACGCCATTGGTACCCGGCCCGCCCTTGACCGCAATGCCCTGCCCGGCCAATACCTCGCGCAGCTCCTTGGCCAGCAGGTCGGCAGGCAGGTACAGCGGGTTGATGCGCAGCGAGCGCTTGCCGATCAGGCCACCGCTGTCCAGGGTCATCACCGCGCTCATGGCCGCGCGCACGGCATCGCCGGGGCCGCTGATCAGCAGCGCGTTGGCGTCGAGCATTTCGGTGAAGTTGACCT
It includes:
- a CDS encoding putative Acyltransferase family protein (Evidence 3 : Function proposed based on presence of conserved amino acid motif, structural feature or limited homology): MGKTMHRLFLAPSGTGQGHVLLLDGLRGLAVLIVIGSHLSNSGWLPFPNLSGTGKSGVYLFFVLSAYLLAHAMLATPPAGLARARYWINYALRRVLRIWPLYLVVLLSSWLLTAAGIDWQYRMDTAALKRHLALQEGQSVLWSIPVEFTFYLWLPFIVAALRLLRGLPAGRWLGLALLLLLALLARACWPAAQAPVNGVKLGPYLVVFLCGVAAAWVQQSWPGLARWRRAWQGLAWAGLGMLVLVTPSLWARLNGSAYDPGLSQHWFTAFGVGWAVLLLAVSWGGGVLQGFFASPPMRLVGVVSFSAYLWHLPVLRAATALGVRDWGWGGLAVLLVAMLLVAMASFLLFERPWREVRYRGR
- a CDS encoding exported hypothetical protein (Evidence 5 : No homology to any previously reported sequences), translated to MLNKKVLVAAVVGALMAAGSATAAPLTVAKQVYANEIVFPTAGLVPSAAPAVSWASGYNFSTGEVKYVRVELTGAKFVTGMPAPTVANGTVGAVNGLGTNVLTFSVTSTGPIVAADLYNLNLSAAGVGYINIPAKGDVSIKVSLYDQASQAQAGGTTGLLTVGSYDDTVFLSFKDSYAFTNAANTLIADVASAAPAVLYGNFVADTTTAPATTITAGTLNNDLSIQLADTDAVTAGVQPTLQADGSAMTLAALFDATSKIEVEGDFSAGTAVTLGAAAPAPVFAATATKLSWAGVPAGAVAPLVYTVAGTKALIAGDYKATFTPVSADTTKYTVKPLTAAVAGSVRRNGVELQAPLAQVPGAYLSRVVLTNTGSASPKYTITVLGEAGNTITTDAAKLSGVVAPGTNVIDLKDVLTGFTGDKRATIVVNVEAKDVFGVSGTIQGLYQIVNADKGSVSNHVMVRPATN
- a CDS encoding hypothetical protein (Evidence 5 : No homology to any previously reported sequences) translates to MATVSGAAVAEPAAIRAPTTAATRTFLFNMFEKLLSLGFVVCIQQHHWTPHAARMHVPAPALMPRAYSGTLNHPLAPYLRMHLTVRSPQCRRTIGWG
- a CDS encoding putative Type II secretory pathway, component PulD (Evidence 3 : Function proposed based on presence of conserved amino acid motif, structural feature or limited homology) produces the protein MQALRTVVTRMMNRSRGNPARDTRVALRVFLGTLLLSLLAGCASAPVAFPEPLRPPKTVVGGDEVLEGEGGVTRKRPLVEEGPVLAPARPAAATAETAQAPDPVPQAIPRKRTVALVLEGVSIESFINVVFGMELGFGVQIDQSLRSRPELLSLSLTEPQPPAKAYAVAQEVLNAYGVKISELGGVLRFQPVSQGRGSGELPALLATRSLPDVPAGQRTVFVAMPLEVSQPGMVAAQVRSLFGTHQVNFTEMLDANALLISGPGDAVRAAMSAVMTLDSGGLIGKRSLRINPLYLPADLLAKELREVLAGQGIAVKGGPGTNGVVSFVPVSSANALLVFSESETALKAAQEWADRLDQPSEDSAGGGMYLYAARHTTVETLLPVLQSLLGAGSGSASGSSVTTGTGAGPGQSSASNGSARNAGNSATTISGEGGRVAVDPIRNVIVFQGEAQRWRAIQGVLARLDQPARQVVIEVTVAEVTMTDEFSHGVEWALRNVTVDGMSGPLTALQGLAGTAGGGLVWQGLSSSGQVKAILNLFAKDSRVSILSTPRILVKSGESASIDVGTEVPIITSQATAADLPSSGNGSSILQSVQYRKTGVLLDIEAVVHSGQRVDLKISQEVSEATPTDTSEISSPSVFSRKLKTSLSLADGESTLLGGLISSTRSDGKTKVPLLGDIPILGKAFQSAKRTGTRTELLMLITPYVVEDAAQTRAITDAIRARFGSGENWGEGVRGQRALPQAEQEQAPIQPPQAGEPDTPPAQ